A DNA window from Capnocytophaga sp. ARDL2 contains the following coding sequences:
- a CDS encoding RHS repeat domain-containing protein, translating into MKDKFVSLEPVQPPLDRVYYYHGDHLNSSTYVTDDNGRPVAYYDYLPFGEVAVEHNQTTNFNNGYKFNGKELDETTGMSYYGARYYDSRLSVFISVDPLAEKMPSWSPYRYGFNNPIRYTDPTGMFEVDGEYEITHDKNGKEVRTKVSNLGDDVGIDFNHHLDGDRKGQTEIVNTKNGFTNWIADSRFMRGYTQRDESINWKSVYDEWQSGTGPENSLFFGRDNNMIKDIRKSNLYHGARNDYLKAKSLGF; encoded by the coding sequence GTGAAAGATAAGTTTGTAAGTCTCGAACCTGTACAGCCCCCACTCGATAGAGTGTATTACTACCACGGCGACCACTTAAATTCAAGTACTTATGTAACCGACGACAACGGACGACCTGTTGCGTATTATGATTATTTGCCGTTTGGAGAGGTAGCTGTGGAGCACAACCAAACTACCAATTTCAACAACGGATATAAATTCAACGGCAAAGAACTCGACGAAACAACAGGGATGAGTTACTATGGAGCGAGGTATTATGATTCGAGGTTGAGTGTTTTTATAAGTGTTGACCCGTTAGCGGAGAAAATGCCAAGCTGGTCGCCGTATCGTTATGGGTTTAATAACCCAATCCGATATACCGACCCAACGGGAATGTTTGAGGTAGATGGTGAGTATGAAATTACTCACGATAAAAATGGTAAAGAAGTCAGAACAAAAGTTTCAAATTTAGGAGATGATGTTGGCATAGATTTTAATCATCATTTAGATGGGGATAGAAAAGGTCAAACCGAAATTGTAAATACAAAGAATGGGTTTACCAATTGGATTGCTGATTCACGTTTTATGAGAGGTTATACTCAAAGAGACGAGAGTATTAATTGGAAATCTGTTTATGACGAGTGGCAGTCAGGTACTGGACCAGAAAACAGTTTGTTTTTTGGTAGAGATAATAATATGATTAAAGATATTAGAAAAAGTAATCTTTATCACGGAGCAAGAAATGATTATTTAAAAGCTAAAAGCTTGGGATTTTGA